The Actinomycetota bacterium genome has a segment encoding these proteins:
- the moeB gene encoding molybdopterin-synthase adenylyltransferase MoeB, translating into MFSYQEWTDRTRSRVNEISVAELAARGDEAPLIIDIREDAEYAEGAIPGAVHIPRGFLESAIADYADRDTEFVLYCSVGQRSALAAYALQQMGYSSVRSLAEGSDGWRMAGHPWEVPQTFDLDHRIRYARHLALSEVGERGQRKLLDSKVVIVGAGGLGSPVALYLAAAGVGTIGIVDFDTVEISNLQRQILHRTSRVGEPKVDSAAETLRGLNPDVTVRPYKVTLKADNVLDILDGYDVIVDGADNFPTRYLVNDASLHLRTPVVHGSIFRFEGQASVFWPYEGPCYRCLFPEPPPPEMAPSCSEAGVLGVLPGVIGTIQATEAIKILLDIGETLVGKLLTYDALEEEFRTLNLHRDPSCPACADEDHPPKIVEYDQYCVPVGNVTRSDSANR; encoded by the coding sequence ATGTTCAGTTACCAAGAGTGGACGGACCGCACGCGCAGCCGGGTCAACGAGATCTCCGTTGCGGAGCTCGCGGCACGCGGAGACGAAGCGCCACTGATCATCGACATCCGCGAGGACGCCGAGTACGCCGAAGGCGCCATTCCCGGTGCAGTGCACATCCCCCGGGGTTTTCTCGAAAGCGCGATCGCCGATTACGCCGACCGGGACACCGAGTTCGTCCTCTACTGCAGCGTCGGCCAGCGGTCGGCCCTCGCGGCCTACGCGCTGCAGCAGATGGGGTACTCGTCGGTCAGATCTCTCGCAGAGGGCTCGGACGGCTGGCGCATGGCCGGGCATCCGTGGGAGGTCCCCCAGACCTTCGATCTCGACCACCGAATCCGGTACGCACGCCACCTCGCACTGTCGGAGGTCGGCGAGAGAGGCCAGCGAAAACTCCTCGATTCCAAGGTCGTGATCGTCGGCGCAGGTGGCCTCGGCTCCCCGGTCGCCCTATATCTGGCAGCTGCGGGGGTCGGCACCATCGGCATCGTCGACTTCGACACCGTGGAGATCTCGAATCTGCAACGTCAGATCCTCCACAGGACGTCACGGGTCGGTGAGCCCAAGGTAGATTCCGCTGCGGAGACGTTGCGGGGCCTCAACCCGGACGTGACCGTACGCCCCTACAAGGTGACGCTGAAGGCCGACAACGTGCTCGACATCCTTGACGGCTACGACGTCATCGTCGACGGTGCCGACAACTTCCCGACGCGCTACCTCGTCAACGACGCGTCGCTGCACCTGCGGACCCCGGTCGTGCACGGATCGATCTTTCGGTTCGAGGGCCAGGCGAGTGTCTTCTGGCCGTACGAGGGTCCGTGCTACCGGTGTCTGTTCCCTGAACCGCCACCTCCAGAGATGGCACCGTCGTGCTCGGAAGCCGGAGTGTTGGGAGTGCTGCCTGGGGTCATCGGGACCATCCAGGCGACCGAAGCGATCAAGATCCTGCTCGATATCGGCGAGACACTCGTCGGGAAACTCCTCACCTACGACGCGCTCGAGGAGGAGTTTCGCACGCTGAACCTACACCGAGACCCGTCCTGCCCGGCCTGCGCCGACGAGGACCACCCACCGAAGATCGTCGAGTACGACCAGTACTGCGTTCCCGTGGGCAATGTGACACGGAGCGATTCTGCGAACCGTTAG